In Gemmatimonadales bacterium, the following are encoded in one genomic region:
- a CDS encoding trypsin-like peptidase domain-containing protein: protein MTGEREVHLDPLSGISLLVRPMFGDTRLSQATGFIVAIGPQHYLATNSHVVTGRHADTGKVLAKSAAVPDHLQVVFHSKAGIGSWVVREVPLFDETGNHLWVEHPKGRKVDVVMVPIPLDPVATYYPMDLALARADVLVGVAMPVSIIGFPLGLTAHDAWPIWKTGHIASEPEIDVDNVPCFLVDATTREGMSGSPVILRFWGGFPKRDGSRVLGGSVTSFLGIYSGRLLADSEVGRVWRPEVLTQIAGTAGA from the coding sequence GTGACCGGTGAACGGGAGGTCCATCTTGATCCGCTGAGCGGCATTAGCCTCCTCGTACGGCCGATGTTCGGCGACACGAGGTTGAGTCAGGCGACTGGGTTTATCGTCGCGATAGGGCCGCAGCATTATCTCGCGACAAACTCGCATGTAGTGACCGGACGTCACGCGGACACCGGTAAGGTGCTCGCAAAATCTGCGGCAGTTCCGGATCACCTTCAGGTCGTCTTCCACAGCAAGGCAGGAATCGGAAGTTGGGTTGTACGCGAGGTGCCGCTGTTCGATGAGACCGGGAACCACCTTTGGGTTGAACATCCGAAGGGTCGGAAAGTGGATGTGGTCATGGTCCCGATTCCTCTGGATCCGGTCGCGACGTATTACCCAATGGATCTTGCGCTCGCGCGCGCTGACGTGCTCGTCGGGGTGGCGATGCCTGTCTCCATTATCGGATTTCCGCTCGGGCTCACGGCTCACGACGCTTGGCCAATATGGAAAACCGGGCACATCGCGTCTGAGCCAGAGATCGACGTTGATAACGTGCCCTGCTTCTTGGTGGACGCCACAACGCGTGAGGGGATGTCTGGTTCGCCGGTCATCCTCAGGTTTTGGGGCGGCTTTCCGAAGCGGGACGGGTCACGTGTTCTCGGCGGAAGCGTCACTTCCTTTCTCGGTATCTATTCCGGGCGATTGCTCGCCGACTCCGAAGTGGGGAGGGTGTGGCGGCCAGAGGTCTTGACGCAGATTGCTGGTACAGCGGGAGCATAA
- a CDS encoding metalloregulator ArsR/SmtB family transcription factor, with protein MDQLSSVLTAIAHPTRRAIMGRLAQGPAGFLDIAEPFDTALNSVTKHLKLLERAGLIERKRLGRTVSISLRAEPLREVAGWVHGYEKFWNERLDLFEKHFTPRKSTRRRKS; from the coding sequence ATGGATCAACTCTCGTCCGTCCTCACCGCCATCGCCCACCCCACTCGGCGCGCCATCATGGGGCGCCTGGCCCAGGGCCCCGCCGGCTTTCTCGATATCGCCGAGCCGTTCGACACCGCGCTCAACTCCGTGACCAAGCACCTCAAGCTCCTCGAGCGTGCCGGACTGATCGAGCGAAAGCGCCTCGGCCGCACCGTGAGCATTTCGCTTCGCGCCGAGCCGCTGCGCGAGGTCGCTGGATGGGTGCACGGCTATGAGAAGTTCTGGAACGAGCGTCTCGATCTTTTCGAAAAACATTTCACGCCACGCAAATCAACCAGGAGAAGGAAGTCATGA
- a CDS encoding AAA family ATPase, with protein sequence MATITRLSVRNFKMLREFDLELDSTLNILVGKNDSGKSTILEAVNLALTGRLNGRPFAQELSPYLVNSGAVADYVAALKTNPKATPPEVIIEVEFADDDSTAFLRGMNNLRGADACGIRICASMSVAFIDEYSRLVASPGEVRLAPTEYYTVDWLGFNGNAIGSRSVPVRVSLIDASAIRAQSGIDQHLQQAVQAFLDPAERVELSREYRSLREQFSEKAPVRAINEKLQATSSGVSDRALTMALDLSQRSTWETSIVAHLDEIPFALIGKGEQNVLKILFALVQRAATSNVVLIEEPEAHLSFALLNVLMRRIGDNAGAKQLIASTHSTFIANKLGLEHLVCLGGSHPTRLHALEDGTVQFFRRLPGYDTLRLVLASGALLVEGPSDELVVQRAYLDKHGKLPLENGIDVISVGLSHKRFLELAIPLQRRVWVITDNDGKTLSEVGRRFEGYLNTHITLHTCDDPALRTLEPAIVAANSLGDLNAVLSCDFSTKEEALEYMSENKTEGALAIFAAEASLVMPAYIASAIA encoded by the coding sequence ATGGCCACCATAACGCGACTGTCGGTCCGAAACTTCAAGATGCTGCGCGAGTTCGACTTGGAGCTCGATAGCACTTTGAACATCTTGGTAGGCAAGAACGACTCTGGGAAGTCAACCATACTGGAAGCCGTCAACCTAGCGCTTACCGGTCGGCTAAATGGGCGCCCGTTCGCCCAGGAGCTCTCGCCGTACCTCGTCAACTCCGGCGCGGTCGCCGATTATGTCGCCGCCCTCAAGACAAACCCGAAGGCGACCCCACCAGAGGTGATCATCGAAGTCGAGTTTGCCGATGACGACAGCACGGCATTCCTTCGCGGCATGAACAACCTGAGAGGCGCCGATGCCTGCGGTATCCGCATTTGTGCCTCGATGTCGGTTGCATTTATCGATGAGTACTCACGGCTGGTCGCAAGCCCAGGCGAAGTCAGACTGGCTCCGACTGAGTACTATACGGTCGATTGGCTTGGCTTCAATGGCAATGCCATTGGTTCGCGAAGTGTGCCTGTGCGAGTGTCGCTAATTGACGCTTCTGCCATTCGAGCCCAATCCGGCATCGATCAGCACCTGCAACAAGCAGTGCAGGCATTCCTCGACCCGGCCGAGCGCGTGGAGCTGTCGCGAGAATATCGAAGTCTCAGGGAGCAGTTCAGCGAAAAGGCGCCGGTCCGAGCCATCAACGAAAAGCTTCAAGCGACCAGCTCAGGGGTTAGTGACCGCGCACTTACGATGGCCCTTGATCTCTCCCAACGTAGTACGTGGGAGACGAGCATCGTCGCCCACCTCGATGAAATACCGTTTGCACTCATCGGGAAGGGCGAGCAGAATGTCCTCAAGATTCTCTTCGCACTTGTTCAACGGGCAGCGACCTCGAACGTGGTGCTGATTGAGGAGCCTGAAGCGCATCTCTCCTTTGCATTGCTCAACGTGTTGATGCGTCGCATTGGAGACAATGCGGGTGCGAAGCAACTGATCGCTTCAACCCACAGTACTTTCATCGCAAACAAGCTCGGACTAGAACACCTAGTGTGTCTCGGTGGCTCACACCCAACCCGCTTGCACGCCCTTGAGGATGGCACGGTGCAATTCTTCCGGAGACTGCCGGGCTATGACACCCTTAGGCTCGTCCTTGCTTCAGGTGCACTCCTCGTAGAGGGCCCATCAGACGAGCTGGTCGTGCAGCGGGCGTATCTGGACAAGCACGGCAAGCTTCCCCTAGAGAATGGGATTGACGTCATTAGCGTCGGGTTGTCCCACAAGCGCTTCCTCGAGCTTGCAATCCCGCTCCAGCGACGAGTGTGGGTCATCACTGACAACGATGGAAAGACACTCAGTGAAGTCGGAAGGCGATTTGAAGGCTACCTGAACACGCACATCACGCTTCACACTTGTGACGATCCGGCGCTCAGGACACTCGAGCCTGCAATTGTGGCCGCAAACAGCTTGGGTGACCTCAACGCGGTACTCTCGTGCGACTTCAGCACCAAGGAGGAAGCATTGGAGTACATGAGCGAGAACAAGACTGAAGGCGCCCTGGCGATCTTCGCAGCCGAGGCATCGCTCGTCATGCCCGCCTACATCGCATCTGCGATTGCCTGA
- a CDS encoding tyrosine-type recombinase/integrase, giving the protein MGLSARSHHRERRGGDWYRHHLHESAVQRAVTAAARASGVNKFATCHTFRHSFATHLLEGGADIGTVQELLGHRDVSTTTIYTHVLNRGGLGVRSPPDAADFLRIDASFTD; this is encoded by the coding sequence ATGGGTTTGTCGGCGCGGTCGCATCATCGCGAGCGCCGGGGCGGCGACTGGTATCGTCATCACCTGCACGAGTCGGCGGTGCAGCGCGCCGTCACCGCCGCGGCACGCGCCAGCGGCGTCAACAAGTTCGCAACGTGTCATACCTTCCGGCACTCGTTCGCGACGCACCTGCTGGAAGGCGGGGCGGACATCGGTACGGTGCAGGAGTTACTGGGTCATCGAGACGTCAGCACCACGACGATCTATACCCATGTCCTCAACCGGGGCGGGTTGGGCGTGCGGAGCCCGCCCGACGCCGCGGATTTTCTGCGGATCGACGCATCATTCACGGATTAG